Proteins found in one Pontibacter sp. SGAir0037 genomic segment:
- the sdaAB gene encoding L-serine ammonia-lyase, iron-sulfur-dependent subunit beta yields MAEKSSVFDMIGPVMIGPSSSHTAGVVRIARAAIRVLGAAPEKATITFYNSFARTYEGHGSDRAIVAGLLDFKTDDKRIKDAFVHAKERGLQYTFKSVGNASTMHPNTIKLNLQAGDRSVEVVGQSRGGGVIKIVEVDGFTANFSANQHTLIIDADDVKGSIAFIASVVAHDDCNIATMSVSRKGKNELARQFLEMDSGIKPITLEYLRQLSWIKNIIYIPNIDL; encoded by the coding sequence ATGGCTGAAAAAAGTAGTGTATTTGATATGATCGGACCCGTGATGATCGGACCATCCAGTTCGCATACGGCTGGCGTGGTGAGGATAGCGAGAGCTGCTATCCGGGTGCTGGGGGCAGCACCAGAGAAGGCAACTATAACATTTTATAACTCTTTTGCCCGAACCTATGAAGGTCATGGCAGCGACAGGGCTATAGTAGCAGGTTTACTTGATTTTAAAACAGATGACAAGCGCATAAAAGATGCTTTTGTTCACGCAAAGGAGCGAGGGCTGCAATATACCTTCAAATCTGTTGGCAATGCCTCCACCATGCACCCGAATACAATCAAACTAAATCTTCAGGCGGGAGACCGGTCTGTAGAAGTTGTAGGGCAAAGCAGGGGCGGCGGTGTTATCAAGATTGTGGAAGTAGATGGATTTACTGCCAACTTTTCTGCGAACCAGCACACACTCATTATAGACGCAGACGATGTAAAAGGAAGCATTGCCTTTATAGCTTCTGTTGTAGCGCACGACGACTGCAACATTGCTACCATGAGTGTGTCGAGGAAAGGTAAAAATGAACTTGCAAGACAATTTTTAGAAATGGATTCAGGAATAAAACCTATTACGCTGGAGTATCTCAGGCAGTTGAGCTGGATAAAAAACATCATCTACATCCCAAATATCGACCTATAA